The proteins below come from a single Epinephelus moara isolate mb chromosome 19, YSFRI_EMoa_1.0, whole genome shotgun sequence genomic window:
- the lrit2 gene encoding leucine-rich repeat, immunoglobulin-like domain and transmembrane domain-containing protein 2 isoform X2, whose protein sequence is MDIICYLLVIALLSIQTYETSSRCLRGCSCVEDRHGRSLICMEESAFGAIPENLPDDMTKIRIEKSHFTEIPRGAFSKTPALENLWLNFNDITVINSKGLEGLGNLTELRLQGNKLRSVPWTAFEDTPALKILDLKHNQLDVLPEHALKFLPGLTYLDLSFNRLTVISKEVFQNWPLYQKLQSTEEREATAFGPNVVLALHDNAWLCDCRLKGFVEFIRSLSPPIILMNSYLTCSGPDFKAGKFFHEIELQACMKPIVTTPSSNVSLPQGANVTLRCLAKARPDPAVWWTYGLKIIRGFHESQERVDEDTFRSVLLIPSLHAADRGTYTCTAVNFIGNSSASVLLDVRSPDGSQSSLLPGNLAPPAFYDENIYIDIRIVKQTIRGITIEWRAALDHPSETWFTIHFGHAGADNKEKINIGAGIHSYSVTDLMPATKYEICVTLKSQAPRPGQCIVFVTGSDITEMEQREKLIHIVVIVLAMVLAVPIGMYACTTDTKFACLEGILASWKNRRRDSSPTGMERERQGTFDSLQAPSDEGLVMKDSSEDRKAEEFVAKM, encoded by the exons ATGGACATAATTTGTTACCTGCTGGTCATAGCTTTGCTCAGCATCCAGACGTATGAAACTTCCTCTCGATGTTTACGTGGGTGCAGCTGTGTGGAGGACCGTCATGGGAG GTCACTCATTTGTATGGAGGAGAGCGCGTTTGGGGCCATACCAGAGAACCTTCCAGATGATATGACCAAAATACGCATAGAAAAATCTCACTTCACTGAAATACCCAGAGGCGCATTCTCAAAAACGCCTGCTTTGGAAAACTTGTGGTTGAACTTCAATGATATCACAGTGATAAACTCAAAGGGTCTGGAAGGTTTGGGGAACTTAACCGAGCTCCGTCTGCAAGGGAACAAGCTCCGTTCAGTACCATGGACAGCGTTCGAGGACACGCCGGCCCTAAAGATCCTGGACCTGAAGCACAACCAGCTGGACGTCCTGCCGGAGCATGCGTTAAAATTTTTGCCAGGTCTGACTTACTTAGACTTATCCTTCAATCGGCTTACGGTCATATCGAAGGAGGTGTTCCAAAACTGGCCTCTGTACCAAAAACTACAGAGCACGGAGGAGCGGGAGGCGACCGCTTTCGGGCCGAACGTCGTGCTGGCGCTCCACGACAACGCGTGGCTCTGCGACTGCCGCCTGAAGGGCTTCGTGGAGTTCATCAGGTCACTGAGTCCCCCGATTATACTGATGAACTCCTACTTGACCTGCTCAGGGCCGGACTTTAAGGCGGGCAAGTTCTTCCATGAGATAGAGCTGCAGGCGTGCATGAAGCCCATCGTCACCACCCCGTCCTCCAACGTCAGCCTGCCTCAGGGCGCAAACGTCACCCTGCGCTGCCTCGCCAAGGCCAGGCCAGACCCCGCGGTGTGGTGGACATATGGCCTGAAGATAATCAGAGGATTTCATG AGTCTCAGGAGAGAGTGGATGAAGACACCTTCAGATCCGTCCTGCTGATCCCATCCCTCCATGCAGCCGACCGTGGTACCTACACCTGCACTGCTGTCAACTTCATTGGAAACTCCTCAGCCAGCGTCCTCCTGGACGTGCGCTCTCCTGATGGCTCCCAGTCATCGCTCCTCCCTGGCAACCTGGCTCCACCTGCTTTTTACGATGAAAACATCTACATTGACATCCGCATCGTCAAACAGACAATACGTGGTATTACCATTGAGTGGCGTGCCGCCTTGGACCACCCATCCGAAACCTGGTTCACCATCCACTTTGGCCACGCAGGTGctgataataaagaaaagatcAACATTGGCGCAGGGATTCACTCTTACTCTGTCACTGATCTGATGCCTGCAACCAAATATGAAATCTGTGTGACCCTTAAGAGCCAGGCGCCGCGTCCCGGCCAGTGCATTGTGtttgtaacaggaagtgacatcactgaGATGGAACAGAGGGAGAAGCTGATTCATATAGTGGTGATAGTTTTAGCCATGGTGCTGGCTGTGCCTATAGGTATGTACGCCTGTACCACTGACACTAAGTTCGCCTGCCTGGAGGGTATCTTGGCATCCTGGAAGAACCGACGGAGAGACAGCAGCCCCACTGGGATGGAGCGGGAGAGGCAGGGCACCTTTGACAGCCTGCAGGCCCCCAGCGACGAGGGCCTGGTTATGAAAGATTCCAGTGAAGACAGGaag GCCGAGGAGTTTGTTGCAAAGATGTGA
- the lrit2 gene encoding leucine-rich repeat, immunoglobulin-like domain and transmembrane domain-containing protein 2 isoform X1 encodes MDIICYLLVIALLSIQTYETSSRCLRGCSCVEDRHGRSLICMEESAFGAIPENLPDDMTKIRIEKSHFTEIPRGAFSKTPALENLWLNFNDITVINSKGLEGLGNLTELRLQGNKLRSVPWTAFEDTPALKILDLKHNQLDVLPEHALKFLPGLTYLDLSFNRLTVISKEVFQNWPLYQKLQSTEEREATAFGPNVVLALHDNAWLCDCRLKGFVEFIRSLSPPIILMNSYLTCSGPDFKAGKFFHEIELQACMKPIVTTPSSNVSLPQGANVTLRCLAKARPDPAVWWTYGLKIIRGFHESQERVDEDTFRSVLLIPSLHAADRGTYTCTAVNFIGNSSASVLLDVRSPDGSQSSLLPGNLAPPAFYDENIYIDIRIVKQTIRGITIEWRAALDHPSETWFTIHFGHAGADNKEKINIGAGIHSYSVTDLMPATKYEICVTLKSQAPRPGQCIVFVTGSDITEMEQREKLIHIVVIVLAMVLAVPIGMYACTTDTKFACLEGILASWKNRRRDSSPTGMERERQGTFDSLQAPSDEGLVMKDSSEDRKVRRRSDDRQYKSKADHSRLTAELY; translated from the exons ATGGACATAATTTGTTACCTGCTGGTCATAGCTTTGCTCAGCATCCAGACGTATGAAACTTCCTCTCGATGTTTACGTGGGTGCAGCTGTGTGGAGGACCGTCATGGGAG GTCACTCATTTGTATGGAGGAGAGCGCGTTTGGGGCCATACCAGAGAACCTTCCAGATGATATGACCAAAATACGCATAGAAAAATCTCACTTCACTGAAATACCCAGAGGCGCATTCTCAAAAACGCCTGCTTTGGAAAACTTGTGGTTGAACTTCAATGATATCACAGTGATAAACTCAAAGGGTCTGGAAGGTTTGGGGAACTTAACCGAGCTCCGTCTGCAAGGGAACAAGCTCCGTTCAGTACCATGGACAGCGTTCGAGGACACGCCGGCCCTAAAGATCCTGGACCTGAAGCACAACCAGCTGGACGTCCTGCCGGAGCATGCGTTAAAATTTTTGCCAGGTCTGACTTACTTAGACTTATCCTTCAATCGGCTTACGGTCATATCGAAGGAGGTGTTCCAAAACTGGCCTCTGTACCAAAAACTACAGAGCACGGAGGAGCGGGAGGCGACCGCTTTCGGGCCGAACGTCGTGCTGGCGCTCCACGACAACGCGTGGCTCTGCGACTGCCGCCTGAAGGGCTTCGTGGAGTTCATCAGGTCACTGAGTCCCCCGATTATACTGATGAACTCCTACTTGACCTGCTCAGGGCCGGACTTTAAGGCGGGCAAGTTCTTCCATGAGATAGAGCTGCAGGCGTGCATGAAGCCCATCGTCACCACCCCGTCCTCCAACGTCAGCCTGCCTCAGGGCGCAAACGTCACCCTGCGCTGCCTCGCCAAGGCCAGGCCAGACCCCGCGGTGTGGTGGACATATGGCCTGAAGATAATCAGAGGATTTCATG AGTCTCAGGAGAGAGTGGATGAAGACACCTTCAGATCCGTCCTGCTGATCCCATCCCTCCATGCAGCCGACCGTGGTACCTACACCTGCACTGCTGTCAACTTCATTGGAAACTCCTCAGCCAGCGTCCTCCTGGACGTGCGCTCTCCTGATGGCTCCCAGTCATCGCTCCTCCCTGGCAACCTGGCTCCACCTGCTTTTTACGATGAAAACATCTACATTGACATCCGCATCGTCAAACAGACAATACGTGGTATTACCATTGAGTGGCGTGCCGCCTTGGACCACCCATCCGAAACCTGGTTCACCATCCACTTTGGCCACGCAGGTGctgataataaagaaaagatcAACATTGGCGCAGGGATTCACTCTTACTCTGTCACTGATCTGATGCCTGCAACCAAATATGAAATCTGTGTGACCCTTAAGAGCCAGGCGCCGCGTCCCGGCCAGTGCATTGTGtttgtaacaggaagtgacatcactgaGATGGAACAGAGGGAGAAGCTGATTCATATAGTGGTGATAGTTTTAGCCATGGTGCTGGCTGTGCCTATAGGTATGTACGCCTGTACCACTGACACTAAGTTCGCCTGCCTGGAGGGTATCTTGGCATCCTGGAAGAACCGACGGAGAGACAGCAGCCCCACTGGGATGGAGCGGGAGAGGCAGGGCACCTTTGACAGCCTGCAGGCCCCCAGCGACGAGGGCCTGGTTATGAAAGATTCCAGTGAAGACAGGaaggtgaggaggaggtcagatGACAGACAGTATAAGAGCAAAGCTGACCACAGCAGACTCACAGCTGAACTATATTAA